A single genomic interval of Legionella israelensis harbors:
- the mlaD gene encoding outer membrane lipid asymmetry maintenance protein MlaD: MKKQRYFDISVGLFMLLGLLSLLIMAMKVSGISNLISTDHYTVTADFTDIGGLRVRAPVTIAGVKIGEVTNIELQPEELNAKVSMSLRKDKKIPYEDVSARILTEGLLGSNYISIVPGFEENNNDHPYLRDGDVIAKTQQAIILENLIGQLIFNIKK, encoded by the coding sequence ATGAAAAAGCAGCGCTATTTTGATATCAGCGTGGGGCTATTTATGCTGCTCGGGTTATTGTCCTTATTGATTATGGCTATGAAAGTCAGCGGTATTTCAAATCTGATATCCACTGATCATTATACGGTAACGGCTGATTTTACAGATATTGGTGGATTAAGGGTACGAGCGCCTGTTACCATTGCGGGTGTAAAAATTGGTGAAGTCACAAACATTGAATTGCAGCCAGAAGAATTAAATGCGAAAGTTAGCATGTCACTGAGAAAAGACAAAAAAATACCCTACGAAGATGTTTCGGCACGTATTTTGACTGAAGGGTTACTTGGCTCCAATTATATCAGTATCGTTCCGGGTTTTGAGGAAAATAACAACGATCATCCCTATCTCAGAGATGGGGACGTCATAGCCAAAACTCAGCAAGCGATTATTTTAGAAAATTTAATCGGTCAACTCATATTTAATATAAAAAAATAG
- a CDS encoding STAS domain-containing protein yields the protein MMNNPAYKLTTALTFETVVAVRENLFQHILSHHNNAIYLDLSGVKHCDSAGLALLIDVKKFCQKHDRQLMLTGVSKETQSLAEFCGIHDLLI from the coding sequence ATGATGAATAACCCAGCTTACAAACTGACTACTGCCTTGACTTTTGAGACCGTCGTTGCTGTCCGTGAGAATTTATTTCAGCATATTCTTTCTCACCACAACAATGCAATCTACCTTGATCTAAGCGGGGTAAAACATTGTGACAGCGCAGGTCTTGCCTTGCTTATTGATGTCAAAAAATTTTGTCAAAAACATGATAGACAGTTGATGCTAACCGGTGTTTCAAAAGAAACACAAAGCCTGGCAGAATTTTGTGGCATCCATGATCTGTTGATATAA
- a CDS encoding MlaC/ttg2D family ABC transporter substrate-binding protein, giving the protein MKPLKSIVLLLCLTFTSLGWSQTSPLPMLENAANQIINTLKKNKIGLKSNSDIIYQAVRAHLLPIVDVQGMSRSVLGRQAWRKATTAEKKEFAKEFTQLVIRTYASPLAEYTDESVKFLPIRGNLNHRFLRVNSIIIRSNGQNIPLNYSLVSKNGQWKIYDMSVEGVSLLQSFRSQFAQALQYSSIKALIQEMKQHNQKAG; this is encoded by the coding sequence ATGAAACCATTAAAATCCATAGTTCTGCTTCTATGCTTAACGTTTACATCATTGGGATGGTCACAAACATCACCTTTACCAATGTTAGAAAATGCGGCGAACCAAATCATCAACACTCTCAAAAAAAACAAAATTGGATTAAAATCCAATTCAGATATTATATACCAGGCTGTTCGTGCACATTTGTTGCCTATTGTAGATGTGCAAGGTATGTCTCGCTCGGTCCTTGGCCGCCAAGCATGGAGAAAAGCAACCACCGCTGAAAAAAAAGAATTTGCCAAAGAGTTCACTCAATTAGTCATTCGCACTTATGCCAGCCCTCTTGCTGAGTACACGGATGAGTCTGTAAAATTTTTGCCCATAAGAGGCAATCTTAATCATCGTTTTCTGCGGGTTAATTCCATTATTATTCGTTCAAATGGCCAGAATATTCCGTTAAATTACAGCCTCGTCTCTAAAAATGGTCAATGGAAAATTTATGATATGAGTGTGGAAGGCGTCAGTCTCTTACAAAGTTTTCGTTCCCAATTTGCCCAAGCCTTACAATACTCCAGTATCAAGGCACTTATTCAGGAAATGAAGCAGCATAATCAAAAGGCTGGATGA
- a CDS encoding ATP-binding cassette domain-containing protein, which produces MPENWVEIRNLTFNRGSQTIFDNINMSFAKGKITAIMGPSGSGKTTLLRLIGAQLYPDFGHILVNHKNIHQLSRGELYTIRQKMGLLFQNSALFTHLSVFENIAFPLREHSNLNESMLRDIVLMKLEAVGLRGAAHLMPDELSGGMARRVALARAIALDPELIMYDEPFTGQDPISMGVLVRLIKRLNQLLGITTIIVSHDVNETCSIADYIYLIAGGKIIGEGRPEELIQSEEPQVKQFMHGESDGVVPFHYPARPYIEELMDA; this is translated from the coding sequence ATGCCAGAAAACTGGGTTGAAATACGCAATCTAACCTTTAATAGAGGTTCGCAGACGATTTTTGATAATATCAATATGTCGTTTGCGAAAGGCAAAATTACTGCCATTATGGGACCCAGCGGCAGCGGTAAAACTACTTTACTACGATTAATCGGTGCGCAATTATACCCTGACTTTGGACATATACTGGTTAATCATAAGAACATCCATCAATTATCACGTGGAGAACTTTATACTATCCGGCAAAAAATGGGACTCTTATTTCAAAACAGCGCCTTATTCACCCATTTATCGGTATTCGAAAACATAGCCTTTCCCTTACGTGAACACAGCAACCTCAATGAGTCCATGCTGCGCGATATAGTATTGATGAAACTTGAAGCCGTAGGTCTGCGCGGTGCGGCCCATCTCATGCCAGATGAACTTTCAGGAGGCATGGCAAGACGAGTTGCCTTGGCTCGGGCGATTGCTCTTGATCCAGAACTTATCATGTACGATGAACCTTTTACAGGCCAGGATCCGATTTCCATGGGTGTGTTAGTCCGGTTAATAAAACGGCTAAATCAGCTACTGGGAATCACTACCATTATTGTGTCTCATGATGTCAATGAAACCTGCAGTATCGCCGATTACATTTATCTGATAGCCGGAGGAAAGATCATTGGTGAGGGAAGACCTGAAGAACTTATACAATCAGAAGAACCGCAAGTGAAACAATTTATGCATGGCGAATCGGATGGTGTTGTTCCCTTCCACTATCCAGCAAGACCCTATATAGAGGAGTTAATGGATGCTTGA
- a CDS encoding BolA family protein, translating into MLSNEELENQLNKLDEVHKAIVEGDGYHYHLTIISNAFVGKSRVARQQWVYAQLKDYITTGSLHAISMKTLTEEEWREQHG; encoded by the coding sequence ATGTTAAGTAATGAAGAACTGGAAAACCAGCTGAACAAATTAGATGAAGTACATAAGGCTATTGTAGAAGGTGATGGCTATCATTACCATCTCACGATTATTTCCAACGCTTTTGTTGGAAAGTCGCGCGTTGCAAGACAACAATGGGTCTATGCGCAATTAAAGGATTACATAACCACTGGCAGCCTGCATGCTATTAGCATGAAGACACTGACCGAAGAAGAATGGAGAGAGCAACATGGATAA
- the mlaE gene encoding lipid asymmetry maintenance ABC transporter permease subunit MlaE, translating to MLDIIARFGQWGFNLLQNIGHSGMFLLLMLLRKPKIKKLWPEICRQLHFVGVLSCLIIVVSALFIGMVVGLQGYNTLQKFGADSQLGQLLALSITRELGPVISALLFAGRAGSALTAEIGLMKATEQLSSMDMMGVDPLSRVIYPRFMAGLIALPVLTLIFSAIAVYGGYFIGVQWLGVDAGSFWSNMQAAVNFRIDVLSGIIKSLVFAFVVTWIAVYQGFECIPTAEGISQSTTKTVVYSSLAILGLDFLLTAMMIGGW from the coding sequence ATGCTTGATATAATTGCTCGTTTTGGCCAATGGGGTTTTAATCTTCTCCAGAACATCGGTCATTCCGGAATGTTTCTTCTTCTCATGCTTCTCAGAAAACCTAAAATTAAAAAATTATGGCCTGAGATATGCAGACAATTGCATTTTGTTGGTGTACTGTCATGTCTCATCATTGTAGTATCTGCGCTTTTCATTGGAATGGTTGTTGGTTTGCAGGGTTACAATACACTGCAAAAATTCGGCGCAGACAGTCAGCTCGGACAGTTACTGGCGTTAAGTATTACCAGAGAACTGGGGCCTGTGATCAGTGCCTTATTATTCGCCGGCAGAGCGGGATCTGCACTTACCGCCGAGATTGGTTTAATGAAAGCGACAGAACAGTTATCCAGCATGGATATGATGGGTGTTGATCCGTTATCCCGTGTGATTTACCCCCGTTTTATGGCCGGATTGATCGCATTGCCGGTTTTAACTTTAATTTTTTCCGCAATAGCAGTGTATGGTGGTTATTTTATAGGAGTGCAATGGCTTGGTGTTGATGCCGGAAGTTTCTGGTCTAATATGCAAGCTGCAGTAAATTTTCGTATTGATGTATTAAGCGGTATCATAAAAAGCCTTGTGTTTGCATTTGTGGTAACCTGGATCGCAGTATATCAAGGTTTCGAGTGTATACCCACGGCTGAAGGAATAAGTCAATCAACGACCAAAACAGTGGTTTATTCCTCACTGGCCATTTTGGGACTTGATTTCTTGTTGACGGCTATGATGATTGGAGGTTGGTAA